Part of the Arthrobacter globiformis genome is shown below.
TTCCACGAGGCGGGCCACCGCCTTGATGGTGTCGTTGTCGAAGCGCAGCGTCTTCATCCGCTTCGTCGTCAGTTTGGATCCCACCATGTCGTGGTGGCGGAAGCTGACCGCGCCGCCCGGTTCGAACCGGCGCGTAGCCGGCTTCCCGACGTCGTGCATCAGTGCCGCAAACCGCAGGACAAAGTCCGGGCCGGGGACCGCGCCGTCGGAATCAGTTTCCAAGGCGGCCGCCTGCTCCAGGACCTGGAGGGAGTGCTGGTAGACGTCCTTGTGGCGGTGGTGTTCGTCTGCTTCGAGCCGGAGCGCGGACACCTCGGGCAGCACGAACTCGGCGAGGCCGGTATCGACCAGCAGGTCGATGCCCACGCGCGGGTGGCGCCCGCAGACGAGTTTGACCAGCTCATCGCGGACGCGCTCGGCCGAGATAATGCTTATGCGCTCGGCCATCCGGGTCATGGCAACGCGGACGTCGTCCCGCACGGACACTCCGAGCTGGGAGGCAAACCGCGCGGCCCGCATCATCCGCAGGGGATCGTCGGAGAAGGATGCCTCGGGAGCGCCCGGGGTGGCCAGCACGGAGGCGTGCAGGTCGCGGACTCCGCCGAAGGGATCGACCAGTTCCAGCACGGGCAGCCGCAGGGCCATGGCGTTGATGGTGAAGTCACGGCGCAGCAGGTCGTCCGTGAGGGAAGAACCGAAAGCCACCACCGGCTTCCGGGACTCGGGGTCGTAGGCCTCGGCGCGGTAGGTGGTGATTTCGATCTGGAAGCCGGCCTTGCGCATACCGATCGTTCCGAAGGCGCGGCCGATCTCCCAGAAGTTGTCCGCCCACTTCTTTATCAGCGCCACGGTCTGGTCCGGCGTCGCATCCGTCGTGAAATCGAGGTCGGGGGAGGTGCGGCCCAGGAAGAGGTCCCGGACGGGGCCACCGACGAGCGACAGCTCATGACCGGCGTCCACGAACCGCTGACCCAGCTCCAGGACCACCGGGTCCACCTGGAAGTCAACGGTGTGAAGATCAGTCTTTTGATGTGCGTGCGCCATAGTTACTTAAGCTTGTCAGAAAACCAAGCCCCACCGCACCAAATCCCGTCATTGTGCGACGGCGCCGGCAAAGCCCGTCACATGCAGTCCACCTGGAAGCCATGTCCCGGTCATCACGGCGGGGCAAGAGTCGTTAGAGTGGACTTCATGGCCCATCCAGTACCGAGCGCTCCCGGCA
Proteins encoded:
- a CDS encoding CCA tRNA nucleotidyltransferase, with translation MAHAHQKTDLHTVDFQVDPVVLELGQRFVDAGHELSLVGGPVRDLFLGRTSPDLDFTTDATPDQTVALIKKWADNFWEIGRAFGTIGMRKAGFQIEITTYRAEAYDPESRKPVVAFGSSLTDDLLRRDFTINAMALRLPVLELVDPFGGVRDLHASVLATPGAPEASFSDDPLRMMRAARFASQLGVSVRDDVRVAMTRMAERISIISAERVRDELVKLVCGRHPRVGIDLLVDTGLAEFVLPEVSALRLEADEHHRHKDVYQHSLQVLEQAAALETDSDGAVPGPDFVLRFAALMHDVGKPATRRFEPGGAVSFRHHDMVGSKLTTKRMKTLRFDNDTIKAVARLVELHMRFYGYGDAGWTDSAVRRYVTDAGPLLERLHRLTRSDVTTRNQRKAERLSFAYDDLESRIAALREQESLDAVRPDLNGAEIMALLDLKPGPVVGRAYKFLLEERMENGPLDPADAESRLRAWWGQQPEADAPATSESPDDPATSVPPGSPADVESSLTEESK